The following proteins are co-located in the Bordetella bronchialis genome:
- a CDS encoding ABC transporter ATP-binding protein, whose product MLQLEGVQSGYGASQVLFGVDLSIAAGEVVTLLGRNGMGKTTLLRTLYGQLPLKGGRIRFDGRDIAGWATDRIARAGIAIVPEGRQCFPNLTVREHLTAFATRRTGMGAAGSDSPGAAEGPWTPERVCALFPRLAERAGHMGNQLSGGEQQMLAIGRALVTNPSLLILDEATEGLAPKVREEIWGCLARLRAAGQTILVIDKYVERLLALADRHAILERGRIVWTGGSRELDADRGLWTRYLGV is encoded by the coding sequence ATGCTGCAGCTCGAAGGCGTGCAAAGCGGCTATGGCGCCAGCCAGGTGCTGTTCGGCGTCGATCTTTCCATCGCGGCGGGCGAGGTCGTTACATTGCTCGGGCGCAACGGCATGGGCAAGACCACGCTGCTGCGCACCTTGTATGGGCAGCTTCCGCTGAAGGGCGGCCGCATACGGTTCGATGGCCGCGACATCGCCGGCTGGGCCACCGACCGCATCGCCCGCGCGGGCATCGCCATCGTGCCGGAAGGCCGCCAATGCTTTCCCAACCTGACGGTGCGCGAGCACCTGACCGCCTTCGCCACGCGGCGGACGGGCATGGGTGCCGCCGGTTCGGACAGTCCTGGCGCCGCCGAGGGCCCCTGGACGCCCGAGCGTGTCTGCGCGCTTTTCCCGCGGCTGGCGGAGCGCGCCGGCCACATGGGCAATCAATTGTCCGGTGGCGAACAGCAGATGCTGGCGATCGGCCGCGCGCTGGTCACCAACCCCAGCCTGCTCATCCTGGACGAAGCCACCGAGGGACTCGCGCCCAAGGTGCGCGAGGAAATCTGGGGCTGCCTGGCGCGCCTGCGCGCGGCCGGCCAGACCATCCTGGTGATCGACAAATACGTGGAGCGGCTGCTCGCGCTGGCGGACCGCCACGCCATCCTGGAACGGGGGCGCATCGTCTGGACAGGCGGCTCGCGGGAGCTGGACGCCGATCGCGGTCTCTGGACGCGCTATCTGGGTGTGTGA
- a CDS encoding SDR family NAD(P)-dependent oxidoreductase, which translates to MNAPLHGRHALVTGAGRGIGYAIAERLLHEGAAVTLVGRDDAVLARAADTLAALSPAGSVSWQAADVTDADGIARAFEAAARDLGPIGILVNNAGQARSERFDRTGTALWQQMLAVNLSGTFHCIQAALPGMLAAGWGRVVNVASTAGLQGYAYVSAYCAAKHGVIGLTRALALETAGKGVTVNAVCPGYTDTDIVREAVRNIVAKTGMDETQARAKLAERNPQGRLVRPDEVAHAVAWLCQPGAAAINGQSIPVDGGEVMVG; encoded by the coding sequence ATGAACGCCCCGCTGCACGGTCGCCACGCGCTGGTCACCGGTGCCGGCCGGGGGATCGGGTACGCCATCGCCGAGCGCCTGCTGCACGAGGGCGCCGCGGTTACCCTGGTGGGCCGCGACGACGCGGTCCTGGCCAGGGCCGCCGATACGCTCGCGGCGCTGTCGCCCGCGGGCAGCGTGAGCTGGCAGGCGGCCGACGTCACCGACGCCGACGGCATCGCGCGGGCCTTCGAGGCGGCCGCGCGCGACCTGGGCCCTATCGGCATACTGGTCAACAATGCCGGCCAGGCGCGCAGCGAACGCTTCGACCGCACCGGCACGGCGCTTTGGCAACAGATGCTGGCCGTCAACCTGAGCGGCACCTTCCACTGCATCCAGGCGGCGCTGCCGGGCATGCTGGCCGCGGGCTGGGGGCGCGTCGTCAATGTGGCCAGCACGGCCGGCCTGCAAGGCTATGCCTATGTCAGCGCCTATTGCGCGGCCAAGCATGGCGTCATCGGCCTGACGCGCGCGCTGGCCCTGGAAACAGCGGGCAAGGGCGTCACCGTCAACGCCGTCTGCCCGGGCTATACCGACACCGACATCGTGCGCGAGGCCGTGCGCAACATCGTCGCCAAGACCGGCATGGACGAGACGCAGGCGCGCGCGAAGCTGGCCGAGCGCAATCCGCAAGGGCGGCTGGTACGGCCCGACGAAGTCGCGCATGCCGTGGCCTGGCTGTGCCAGCCCGGCGCGGCGGCGATCAATGGCCAGTCCATCCCGGTGGACGGCGGTGAAGTCATGGTGGGATAG
- the siaA gene encoding biofilm regulation protein phosphatase SiaA (SiaB is a threonine kinase acting on SiaC; SiaA is the matching phosphatase.), which yields MAKLGLRAKSLLALVLACLLALIPTALLGWHAMEQVREHFGRAYADNFALLSRQRILAPITRELALSQRLAESELAVDWMRNEDDADRRDRFFREAERYRAAFRSHAYFLINAASGKYYFNDADKPFSAEPRYQLHASDPEDRWFYDSLKSPGDYNINVNPDGKLKVTRVWFNVIVRDHGKPLAIGGASLDLSDFLREFVGSGEPGVTPMIIDEQGNIQAHPDAALIDYNSGATATAAAGRGRIYTLIQDGPGRAALEQALREAPKTPDAAQAIWVRLQGKRQLMSVSYVPELHWYVLAAVDLHAARIVDTGGLWPAAAALVLLIGGLLAAFGYAVNRLVLRPIRKLQQSARAIADGRYDVHLPKGGADEIGDLSRAFGVMAEKVRTHTLELESKVRERTRALEAANLAMASANKKIGDSIDYASLIQQAILPRRQMAQSLGARHFVMWKPRDVVGGDFYVFRADGENCLLGVMDCAGHGVPGALMTMLVRAAVDVAIAEAGAADPAAVLARTDAAIRAMLADMQLPHALATNTDAGLVYIDRSAGRLLFAGAKISLYESDGAECREYRGARRALGDKRQGEYANLVLPLKPGMTFYLTTDGFLDQAGGEHGFGFGSTRFTRMLTDLARLPLGAQAEALDRALEEYRGDLPQRDDITILSFRFE from the coding sequence ATGGCGAAGTTAGGTCTGCGGGCGAAATCGCTGCTCGCGCTGGTGCTGGCATGCCTGCTGGCGCTGATTCCCACCGCATTGCTGGGCTGGCACGCCATGGAGCAGGTGCGGGAGCATTTCGGCCGCGCCTATGCCGATAATTTCGCGCTGCTCAGCCGTCAGCGGATACTGGCCCCGATTACACGCGAGCTGGCGCTGTCGCAGCGCCTGGCCGAATCCGAACTGGCCGTGGACTGGATGCGCAACGAGGACGATGCCGACAGGCGCGACCGCTTCTTCCGCGAAGCCGAACGCTACCGCGCCGCCTTCCGCTCGCACGCCTACTTCCTGATCAACGCGGCCAGCGGCAAGTATTACTTCAACGATGCCGACAAGCCGTTCTCGGCGGAGCCGCGCTACCAACTGCACGCGAGCGACCCCGAGGACCGCTGGTTCTACGACAGCCTGAAGTCGCCCGGTGACTACAACATCAACGTCAATCCGGACGGCAAGCTCAAGGTCACGCGGGTGTGGTTCAACGTCATCGTGCGCGACCACGGGAAACCGCTGGCCATCGGCGGCGCCAGCCTGGACCTGAGCGACTTCCTGCGCGAATTCGTCGGCAGCGGCGAACCGGGCGTCACGCCCATGATCATCGACGAACAAGGCAATATCCAGGCGCATCCGGATGCGGCGCTGATCGACTACAACTCCGGCGCGACCGCGACCGCGGCCGCCGGACGCGGCCGGATCTACACCTTGATCCAGGACGGTCCGGGCCGCGCGGCGCTGGAGCAGGCGCTGCGCGAAGCCCCGAAGACCCCCGATGCGGCCCAGGCGATATGGGTTCGCCTGCAAGGCAAGCGCCAGCTGATGTCGGTGTCCTACGTTCCCGAACTGCACTGGTACGTGCTGGCCGCCGTCGACCTGCACGCCGCGCGCATCGTCGACACCGGCGGCCTGTGGCCGGCCGCCGCCGCGCTGGTCCTGTTGATCGGCGGCCTGCTGGCCGCCTTCGGCTATGCGGTCAACCGCCTGGTGCTGCGCCCTATCCGCAAGCTGCAGCAATCCGCGCGCGCCATCGCCGACGGGCGCTACGACGTGCACCTGCCCAAGGGCGGGGCCGACGAGATCGGCGATCTCAGCCGCGCCTTCGGCGTCATGGCGGAAAAGGTGCGGACCCATACCCTGGAATTGGAAAGCAAGGTGCGCGAGCGCACCCGCGCGCTGGAAGCCGCCAACCTGGCCATGGCCAGCGCCAACAAGAAGATCGGCGATTCCATCGATTACGCCAGCCTGATCCAGCAGGCCATCCTGCCGCGGCGTCAGATGGCGCAGTCCCTGGGCGCGCGCCACTTCGTCATGTGGAAGCCGCGCGACGTGGTGGGGGGCGATTTCTACGTGTTCCGCGCCGATGGCGAGAACTGCCTGCTGGGCGTGATGGATTGCGCGGGCCATGGCGTGCCGGGCGCGCTCATGACCATGCTGGTGCGCGCGGCGGTGGATGTGGCCATCGCCGAAGCCGGTGCCGCCGACCCGGCCGCGGTGCTGGCGCGTACCGATGCGGCCATCCGCGCCATGCTGGCCGATATGCAGCTGCCGCATGCCCTGGCCACCAATACCGACGCGGGCCTGGTTTATATTGACCGGTCCGCGGGCCGATTGCTGTTCGCCGGGGCCAAGATTTCGCTGTACGAAAGCGATGGCGCCGAATGCCGCGAATACCGTGGCGCCCGGCGCGCGCTGGGGGACAAGCGCCAGGGCGAGTACGCCAACCTGGTCCTGCCCCTGAAACCGGGCATGACCTTCTATCTGACCACGGATGGATTCCTGGACCAGGCGGGCGGCGAGCATGGCTTCGGTTTCGGCAGTACGCGCTTCACCCGCATGCTGACCGATCTCGCGCGGCTGCCGCTGGGCGCGCAGGCCGAGGCCCTGGACCGCGCGCTGGAGGAATACCGTGGCGACTTGCCCCAGCGCGACGACATCACCATACTTTCCTTTCGCTTCGAATAA
- the siaB gene encoding biofilm regulation protein kinase SiaB — protein sequence MKASDLYALRERFNQDRTLLCFNGPISRSLIEEIGNALKNYLETQEARPAEAMDVFSAYIEMTQNIRQYAVQKGYGDADAAATVVIARDAEGRYTVSAGNRVELPDGERLVERVRELAAMDKAQLKAAYKTQLRQPRDPAAATGAGLGLIDLARRASAGIEASLSPHGDGRGFFSLSVVI from the coding sequence ATGAAAGCATCGGACCTTTACGCGCTGCGAGAACGATTCAACCAGGATCGCACGCTGCTTTGCTTCAACGGACCGATCTCGCGCAGCCTGATCGAGGAAATCGGCAACGCCCTGAAGAACTACCTGGAAACCCAGGAAGCGCGGCCCGCCGAGGCCATGGACGTGTTTTCCGCCTATATCGAAATGACGCAGAACATACGCCAGTACGCCGTGCAGAAGGGTTATGGCGACGCCGACGCGGCGGCGACGGTGGTGATCGCCCGCGATGCGGAAGGCCGCTACACAGTCAGCGCCGGCAACCGCGTCGAACTGCCCGATGGCGAGCGCCTGGTGGAGCGCGTGCGCGAGCTGGCGGCGATGGACAAGGCCCAACTGAAGGCCGCCTACAAGACGCAGCTGCGCCAGCCGCGCGACCCGGCCGCCGCCACCGGCGCCGGACTTGGCCTGATCGACCTGGCGCGCCGCGCCAGTGCCGGCATCGAGGCTTCGCTCAGCCCGCATGGCGATGGCCGCGGGTTTTTCAGCCTGAGCGTCGTCATCTGA
- the siaC gene encoding biofilm regulation phosphoprotein SiaC, with protein sequence MKELNIPASQSTPSIVTDSAKGSLHLSGDSYPENSFELFGPVIQWVDEYLASTRQALSMILELQYLNTSSVKAVMDIFDLLEAAHGDGHDVSVTWYYDSRNERVGELAEEFKEDCTFPFTVVGR encoded by the coding sequence ATGAAAGAACTCAATATCCCCGCTTCCCAATCGACGCCGTCCATCGTGACCGACAGCGCGAAGGGCAGCCTGCACCTGAGCGGCGACTCCTATCCGGAGAACTCCTTCGAGCTGTTCGGTCCGGTCATCCAGTGGGTGGACGAATACCTGGCGTCGACCCGGCAGGCCTTGTCCATGATCCTGGAACTGCAGTATCTGAACACCAGCAGCGTGAAGGCGGTCATGGACATCTTCGACCTGCTGGAAGCCGCCCACGGCGACGGCCACGACGTCTCCGTGACCTGGTACTACGACAGCCGCAACGAGCGCGTCGGCGAGCTGGCCGAGGAATTCAAGGAAGACTGCACCTTCCCCTTTACGGTCGTCGGCCGCTGA
- a CDS encoding enoyl-CoA hydratase family protein, with the protein MAHHRRPMAGTQPRTFRWETRDNGKVGVITLDRPERKNPLTFDSYAELRDLFRALVYATDIKVVVVTGAGGNFCSGGDVHEIIGPLTRMTMPELLDFTRMTGDLVKAMRACPQPIVAAVDGVCAGAGAMVALASDMRLGTPRARTAFLFTRVGLAGADMGACTLLPRMIGQGRASELLYTGRAMNAQEGAAWGFFNALHEPDALLAAACELASQLAAGPTFAHGMTKKLLHQEWNMGVDEAIEAEAQAQAICMQTQDFRRAYEAFVDKRQPRFEGD; encoded by the coding sequence ATGGCGCACCATCGCCGGCCCATGGCGGGCACGCAGCCCCGCACCTTCCGCTGGGAGACCCGCGACAACGGCAAGGTCGGCGTGATCACGCTGGACCGGCCCGAACGCAAGAATCCCCTGACTTTCGATTCCTACGCCGAGCTGCGGGATCTTTTCCGGGCGCTGGTGTATGCGACGGACATCAAGGTCGTGGTCGTCACCGGCGCGGGCGGCAACTTCTGCTCCGGGGGCGACGTGCACGAGATCATCGGCCCGCTCACGCGCATGACGATGCCGGAGCTGCTGGATTTCACCCGCATGACCGGCGACCTGGTCAAGGCCATGCGGGCCTGCCCGCAGCCCATCGTCGCGGCCGTGGATGGCGTGTGCGCGGGCGCGGGCGCCATGGTCGCGCTGGCATCCGATATGCGGCTGGGTACGCCGCGCGCGCGCACGGCCTTCCTGTTCACCCGGGTGGGACTGGCAGGCGCCGACATGGGCGCCTGCACGCTGCTGCCGCGCATGATAGGGCAGGGGCGCGCCTCGGAACTGCTGTACACCGGCCGCGCGATGAACGCGCAGGAAGGGGCCGCCTGGGGCTTCTTCAACGCCCTGCACGAGCCCGATGCCCTGTTGGCCGCGGCCTGCGAGCTGGCCTCGCAACTGGCCGCCGGGCCGACCTTCGCGCACGGCATGACCAAAAAACTGCTGCACCAGGAATGGAATATGGGCGTGGACGAAGCCATCGAGGCCGAGGCCCAGGCGCAGGCCATCTGCATGCAGACGCAAGATTTCCGCCGCGCCTACGAGGCCTTCGTCGACAAGCGCCAGCCGCGCTTCGAGGGGGACTGA
- the siaD gene encoding biofilm regulation diguanylate cyclase SiaD, whose product MKKKRYQDLETRIQSMLDEPQYADHPLREVLEDLWQHTNDQLERIERISYLSDAFQAMARQRELGLVARYDRELKRLAKLVRISDGYQEMMRDMNAALKESSIRDPLTNLLNRRALMERMKELSLAARPDQPAFVVAMLDVDHFKRINDRYGHDAGDRALTRLADIMRCSVRESDDVARWGGEEFLVLLPNISLEEGEAVIDRILAGVRGNAIEVEGEQLLLTVSVGMALHRSGESVSTTLSRADRALYLAKQAGRDRVALERRPAS is encoded by the coding sequence ATGAAAAAGAAGCGCTACCAGGATCTCGAGACCCGCATCCAATCCATGCTGGATGAGCCGCAATACGCGGACCATCCGCTGCGCGAGGTGCTCGAGGATCTCTGGCAGCACACCAACGACCAGTTGGAGCGCATCGAGCGCATTTCCTACCTGTCCGATGCCTTCCAGGCGATGGCCCGGCAGCGCGAACTGGGCCTGGTCGCGCGCTATGACCGCGAATTGAAGCGGCTGGCGAAGCTCGTGCGCATCTCCGACGGCTACCAGGAGATGATGCGCGACATGAATGCCGCGCTCAAGGAATCGTCCATCCGCGATCCCCTGACCAATCTCCTGAACCGCCGCGCCTTGATGGAGCGCATGAAGGAACTGTCCCTGGCCGCGCGCCCGGACCAGCCGGCCTTCGTCGTGGCCATGCTGGACGTGGATCATTTCAAGCGCATCAACGACCGCTACGGACACGATGCCGGCGACCGCGCGCTGACGCGCCTGGCCGACATCATGCGCTGCTCCGTGCGCGAGAGCGACGATGTGGCGCGCTGGGGCGGCGAGGAATTCCTCGTCCTGCTGCCCAACATCAGCCTGGAAGAAGGCGAGGCCGTCATCGACCGCATCCTGGCGGGCGTGCGCGGCAATGCCATCGAGGTCGAAGGCGAACAACTGCTGCTGACCGTCAGCGTCGGCATGGCCCTGCATCGCAGCGGCGAAAGCGTTTCCACCACCCTGAGCCGCGCCGACCGCGCGCTGTACCTGGCCAAGCAGGCGGGCCGCGACCGCGTCGCGCTGGAGCGCCGGCCGGCCTCCTAG
- a CDS encoding ABC transporter ATP-binding protein produces MARATGTPGPAAVPALQAQGLVKRFGALTATDNLSLALMPGEIHAVIGPNGAGKSTLIHLLSGTLPADGGVLLLGGEDIARLPAHRRVGAGLSRSYQVTNVFKRLSVRDNLLLAVQAHDGGGLGCWQPRAADRGLYRAARALARECGLDTDRLDAPAETLPHGEQRKLEFALALAARPRVLLLDEPMAGMGPDETARLADLIESMRGRAAMLLVEHDMEAVFRLADRISVLVYGRIIATGTPEEIRNDAAVRQAYLGDEMDASPLATA; encoded by the coding sequence GTGGCACGCGCCACGGGCACGCCAGGCCCCGCGGCGGTCCCCGCCCTGCAGGCCCAGGGCCTTGTGAAGCGATTCGGCGCGCTGACCGCCACCGACAATCTGTCGCTGGCGCTGATGCCCGGAGAGATCCACGCCGTGATCGGCCCCAACGGCGCCGGCAAATCCACCCTGATCCACCTGCTTTCCGGCACGTTGCCCGCCGATGGGGGCGTCCTGCTCCTGGGGGGCGAGGACATCGCCCGGCTGCCGGCGCATCGCCGGGTGGGCGCGGGGCTTTCGCGTTCCTACCAGGTCACGAATGTCTTCAAGCGGTTGTCGGTGCGAGACAACCTGTTGCTGGCCGTGCAGGCACACGATGGCGGCGGCCTGGGATGCTGGCAACCGCGCGCGGCGGACCGCGGCCTGTACCGCGCGGCGCGGGCGCTGGCGCGCGAGTGCGGCCTGGATACGGACCGGCTGGACGCGCCGGCGGAAACCTTGCCCCACGGCGAACAGCGCAAGCTGGAGTTCGCGCTGGCGCTGGCGGCCCGGCCCCGGGTGCTGCTGCTGGACGAACCCATGGCCGGCATGGGGCCGGACGAAACGGCGCGCCTGGCCGACCTGATCGAATCGATGCGCGGCAGGGCGGCCATGTTGCTGGTCGAGCACGATATGGAGGCCGTGTTCCGCCTGGCGGACCGCATCTCCGTGCTGGTCTACGGACGCATCATCGCCACCGGCACGCCGGAAGAAATCCGCAACGACGCCGCCGTGCGCCAGGCCTATCTGGGAGACGAGATGGACGCAAGCCCGCTCGCGACCGCATGA
- a CDS encoding bifunctional salicylyl-CoA 5-hydroxylase/oxidoreductase produces MKIVCLGGGPAGLYFGLLMKLRNPANRITVVERNRPYDTFGWGVVFSDATLENLRRADPVSAERISDAFNHWDDIDIHFKGRTLRSGGHGFIGIGRKKLLNILQARCEEAGVELVFETTVEDDQALARQYDADLLIAADGINSRVRAAYADTFQPDIDQRQNRFVWLGTEKAFDAFTFAFVQTPHGWFQAHAYRFEPGLSTFIVETPEAAWRAAGLDRMSQEEGIRYCETLFAPWLDGHRLMSNAAHLRGSAIWIRFPRVICGHWVHWNTLDTPRGRRQVPVVLMGDAAHTAHFSVGSGTKLALEDAIELADQLTAGQGGCTSRPGPDDGSPDAVPAEQDLRAALQRYEDVRGVEVLKIQNAARNSTEWFEHVDRYAGLEPEQFAYSLLTRSQRISHENLRLRDPRWLQGYESWLATRAGVDVGSRERPPLPMLTPYEVRGVRLKNRIVVSPMAMYACTEGVPGDFHLVHLGAKALGGAGLVMVEMTCPSPDARITPGCPGLWNDEQGAAFARIVGFVHGHSDARIGIQLGHAGRKGSTQLGWQRMDHPLPADNWPLMSASALPYLPGISQTPRAMTRADMDRVRQDFVDAARRAATAGFDWLELHCAHGYLLSSFISPLTNLRDDEYGGDLDGRLRYPLEVFAAVREAWPARLPMSVRISAHDWVEGGITADDAVEIARRFKAAGADMIDCSSGQVSPDQHPVYGRMYQTPFADRIRNEAGIPTIAVGAIFEADHVNGIIASGRADLCALARPHLADSAWTLREAARVGYTDVDWPVHYLAGKRQLETNFVRAAAAVPAPARSEA; encoded by the coding sequence ATGAAGATAGTGTGCTTGGGGGGCGGCCCCGCCGGGCTGTACTTCGGCCTGTTGATGAAGCTGCGCAACCCCGCCAACCGGATTACGGTGGTCGAACGCAACCGGCCGTACGACACCTTCGGCTGGGGGGTGGTGTTTTCCGATGCCACGCTGGAGAACCTGCGCCGGGCCGACCCCGTGTCGGCCGAGCGGATCAGCGATGCCTTCAACCATTGGGACGACATCGATATCCACTTCAAGGGCCGCACGCTGCGCAGCGGCGGGCATGGCTTCATCGGCATCGGGCGCAAGAAGCTGCTGAACATCCTGCAGGCGCGCTGCGAGGAGGCCGGCGTCGAACTGGTCTTCGAAACCACCGTGGAGGACGACCAGGCGCTGGCGCGGCAGTACGACGCGGACCTGCTCATCGCCGCCGACGGCATCAACAGCCGCGTGCGCGCCGCCTATGCGGATACCTTCCAGCCCGACATCGACCAACGGCAGAATCGCTTCGTCTGGCTGGGCACGGAAAAGGCCTTCGATGCCTTCACCTTCGCCTTCGTCCAGACGCCGCATGGCTGGTTCCAGGCGCACGCGTATCGCTTCGAACCCGGCCTGTCCACGTTCATCGTCGAAACGCCAGAGGCCGCCTGGCGCGCGGCGGGCCTGGACCGCATGAGCCAGGAAGAAGGCATCCGCTACTGCGAAACGCTGTTCGCGCCCTGGCTGGACGGCCACCGGCTGATGAGCAACGCCGCCCATCTGCGCGGATCCGCCATCTGGATCCGCTTCCCACGCGTCATCTGCGGGCATTGGGTGCATTGGAACACGCTTGACACGCCGCGCGGACGGCGCCAGGTGCCGGTGGTACTGATGGGCGATGCGGCGCACACCGCGCACTTCTCCGTGGGCTCCGGCACCAAGCTGGCGCTGGAGGACGCGATCGAGCTGGCCGACCAGCTGACCGCCGGGCAGGGCGGGTGCACGAGCCGGCCCGGACCGGACGACGGCTCCCCGGACGCCGTGCCGGCCGAGCAGGACCTGCGCGCCGCCCTGCAGCGCTACGAAGACGTCCGCGGCGTGGAGGTCCTGAAAATCCAGAACGCCGCGCGCAATTCCACCGAGTGGTTCGAGCATGTCGACCGCTATGCCGGGCTGGAGCCCGAGCAGTTCGCCTATTCCCTGTTGACGCGCTCGCAGCGCATTTCCCACGAGAACCTGCGCCTGCGCGATCCCCGGTGGCTGCAGGGCTACGAAAGCTGGCTGGCCACGCGGGCGGGCGTGGATGTGGGGTCCCGGGAGCGGCCCCCCTTGCCCATGCTGACGCCCTACGAAGTGCGCGGCGTGCGGCTGAAGAATCGTATCGTCGTTTCGCCCATGGCGATGTACGCCTGCACCGAGGGCGTGCCGGGCGATTTCCACCTGGTGCACCTGGGCGCCAAGGCGCTGGGCGGCGCCGGCCTGGTCATGGTCGAAATGACCTGCCCTTCGCCGGACGCGCGCATCACCCCGGGCTGCCCCGGCCTGTGGAACGACGAACAAGGTGCGGCGTTCGCCCGCATCGTGGGTTTCGTCCACGGCCACAGCGACGCCCGCATCGGCATCCAGCTGGGGCATGCCGGCCGCAAGGGCTCCACGCAGCTGGGCTGGCAGCGCATGGACCATCCCTTGCCGGCGGACAACTGGCCGCTGATGTCGGCCTCGGCCCTGCCTTACCTGCCGGGCATCTCGCAGACCCCGCGAGCCATGACGCGCGCCGACATGGACCGCGTGCGCCAGGACTTCGTCGACGCCGCGCGGCGCGCCGCGACGGCCGGTTTCGACTGGCTGGAGCTGCACTGCGCCCACGGCTACCTGCTGTCCAGCTTTATCTCGCCGCTGACCAACCTGCGCGATGACGAGTACGGCGGCGATCTGGACGGGCGGCTGCGCTATCCGCTGGAGGTCTTCGCCGCCGTGCGCGAGGCCTGGCCCGCGCGGCTGCCCATGTCGGTGCGGATCTCCGCCCACGATTGGGTGGAAGGCGGCATCACCGCCGACGACGCGGTGGAGATCGCGCGCCGCTTCAAGGCCGCCGGCGCCGATATGATCGATTGCTCGTCCGGCCAGGTCAGCCCGGATCAGCATCCCGTGTACGGCCGCATGTACCAGACGCCCTTCGCCGACCGTATCCGCAACGAGGCCGGCATTCCCACCATCGCCGTGGGCGCTATTTTCGAGGCCGACCATGTGAACGGCATCATCGCGTCCGGCCGGGCCGACCTGTGCGCCCTGGCGCGCCCGCACCTGGCCGATTCCGCCTGGACCCTGCGCGAGGCGGCCCGCGTCGGCTATACCGACGTCGACTGGCCGGTGCACTACCTGGCGGGCAAGCGCCAGCTGGAAACCAACTTCGTCCGCGCCGCCGCCGCGGTGCCGGCTCCCGCGCGGAGCGAGGCATGA